One genomic region from Evansella sp. LMS18 encodes:
- the dusB gene encoding tRNA dihydrouridine synthase DusB has protein sequence MLKIGDITMKNQVVLAPMAGVCNPAFRLIAKEFGTGLVCAEMVSDKAILNQNKRSLQMLYVDEREKPLSLQIFGGTPETLVEAAKIVDKQTNADIIDINMGCPVPKITSCDAGAKWLLNPDKIYEMVSYAVDAVNKPVTVKMRIGWDEDHIYAVENAKAVERAGGSAVAVHGRTRYQMYEGEARWDIIKDVKDAVNIPVIGNGDVKTPEDARRMLDTTGVDGVMIGRAALGNPWMLYRTIHYLETGENKPEPSYREKIDVCILHMDRLIAIKGEAVAVREMRKHAAWYIKGMKGAAGIRDIINTTTERDALAEALHKFVDEQEEIQKEKERLAVI, from the coding sequence ATGTTAAAGATCGGTGATATTACCATGAAGAATCAGGTAGTGCTCGCGCCAATGGCAGGTGTCTGCAACCCTGCATTCCGGTTAATCGCCAAGGAATTTGGAACCGGGCTGGTCTGTGCGGAAATGGTAAGTGACAAAGCGATTTTAAATCAAAATAAACGTTCTTTGCAGATGCTCTATGTTGATGAGCGGGAAAAGCCATTAAGCCTGCAGATTTTCGGAGGGACGCCTGAAACGCTTGTTGAGGCTGCGAAAATAGTGGATAAGCAGACTAACGCCGATATCATTGATATTAATATGGGTTGCCCGGTACCTAAAATCACTAGCTGTGATGCGGGAGCCAAATGGCTGCTTAACCCGGATAAAATATACGAAATGGTTTCATATGCAGTGGACGCTGTCAACAAACCAGTGACAGTAAAAATGCGAATCGGCTGGGACGAAGACCATATATACGCGGTTGAAAACGCAAAAGCGGTTGAGCGGGCAGGAGGAAGTGCTGTTGCTGTACACGGCAGAACCCGTTACCAGATGTACGAAGGTGAAGCGCGCTGGGATATTATTAAAGATGTAAAAGATGCGGTGAATATTCCTGTTATCGGCAATGGAGATGTAAAAACACCGGAAGATGCGAGGCGCATGCTGGACACTACCGGAGTTGACGGGGTAATGATCGGCCGTGCAGCCCTCGGAAACCCATGGATGCTGTACCGGACCATTCATTATCTGGAAACGGGCGAAAATAAACCGGAACCTTCTTACCGGGAAAAAATCGATGTTTGTATCCTTCATATGGACCGCCTTATTGCTATAAAAGGAGAAGCAGTAGCTGTCCGGGAAATGCGAAAGCATGCAGCCTGGTACATTAAAGGCATGAAAGGTGCTGCCGGAATTCGTGATATCATTAATACAACAACAGAACGGGATGCTTTAGCTGAAGCACTTCATAAATTTGTGGATGAACAGGAAGAGATACAAAAAGAAAAGGAACGACTGGCGGTTATCTAA